A DNA window from Actinomycetota bacterium contains the following coding sequences:
- a CDS encoding inorganic diphosphatase, with translation MSSSASSGTEVPILVVVEIPKGSRNKYELDHETGRIRLDRMLFSPVHYPTDYGFVPGTLAEDGDPLDALVLLGEPTFPGCEIKGRIVGMLDMADDKGPDQKLLVVPLTDPHWNYIHRIDQVPIHLLREIEHFFSVYKTLEDKTVETFGWRDAYVGHVVLDEAVARGAEHRQAGHGGSTVGA, from the coding sequence ATGAGTTCTTCAGCCTCATCCGGTACTGAGGTCCCCATCCTCGTGGTGGTCGAGATCCCCAAGGGGTCTCGCAACAAGTACGAGCTCGACCACGAGACGGGCCGTATCCGCCTCGACCGGATGCTGTTCAGCCCCGTCCACTACCCGACCGACTACGGCTTCGTGCCCGGCACCCTGGCCGAGGACGGCGACCCCCTGGACGCCCTGGTCCTGCTGGGCGAGCCAACCTTCCCCGGCTGCGAGATCAAGGGCCGCATCGTCGGCATGCTCGACATGGCCGACGACAAGGGCCCGGACCAGAAGCTGCTGGTCGTCCCCCTGACCGACCCCCACTGGAACTACATCCACCGGATCGATCAGGTCCCCATCCACCTGCTGCGCGAGATCGAGCACTTCTTCAGCGTCTACAAGACCCTGGAGGACAAGACGGTCGAGACCTTCGGCTGGCGCGACGCCTACGTCGGCCACGTCGTCCTCGACGAGGCGGTGGCCAGGGGGGCCGAGCATCGGCAGGCTGGCCACGGCGGGAGTACCGTGGGAGCCTAG